CATCATCGACGATGGCACGATGGTCGGTGGTTTTGGTTCGTCGCCGTTCGACGGCGAAGGTGTGCCGACCCGGCGCACGGTCGTGATCGAACGCGGCGTGCTCAAGAGCTATCTGCTGAACACCTACACTGCGCGCAAACTCAAGCTGCAGACGACCGGCAATGCGGCACGCGGTCTAACGGGAAACCCTGGGATCGGTTCGGGAAACTTCTTCCTGCAGCCTGGCGGCAAGGCGCCCCACGACATCATTCGCAATGTTCGCAGCGGACTGTATGTAACCGAGTTTCTCGGCTTCGGCGTGAACCTGGTCACTGGTGACTTCTCACGTGGCGCTTCGGGGTTGTGGATTGAGAACGGCGAGTTCGCTTTCCCTGTTGAGGAAATTACCGTTGCCGGAAATTTGAAAGACATGTTCAACAACGTTTCCGAAATTGGGAACGATCTGGAATTTCGCAGCTCCATTGCGGCCCCTACTTTGCGCATTGATGGCATGACGGTTGCGGGCGAGTAGGGCTTCAGAACTGCCTCGCTTAGAACTGCGGCGCAAACTCGTGTGGACGCTGTGGACTTGGTGGACTTAGTGGAATGGTGGACATTCGCGGACAATCTGCGGGCACTGCAAGTTTCTGTTTTAGCAATCCCGGGTGGCGCTTGGCTTCGAAGGGTGTTAGAAATGTCTTTCCGTAACTTCTCGAGGTAACCCTCCCCCAGCTATGCCCATTCAAGATCGAGTTGCCGCCGCCAGACGCATTGACGAGGTCCTTCGTCGCACACTCCAGCTTGGCGGATTTCGTTTGAAGTACCGCATTAGCGCCAATCCGCCGGTCACGACGGAAGTTGGCGACAGCCCTGAACTTACAGTGGATTTCACTGGACCTGACGGCCCACTGCTCGTCGAACGCAACGGCGAACTGCTGCGCTCGCTCGAGCACGTTGCCCTGAAGGTTCTGCGGCTTGAATCGGACGAGCACGACAAAGTCAGCTTCGACTGCATGAATTTCAAGCAGATGCGCGCTGAAGAGCTGCGGCTCGCTGCTCAGGTAGCGGCAGAGAAGGTTCGCAAGACCGGTCAGCCATATCAATTCGCTCCCATGTCTGCGCGAGAGCGCCGTATGCTGCACTTGGCCATGCGCGACGAAGCCGACCTTCGCACCGAGAGTTCTGGTGAGGCGCAAGGGCGATTCGTTGTCGTCTATCCCCGCGATTACAAAGGCGCTCCTGTGGCTCCCCTAGCCCGTGGTCGCAGACGCCGTTAGCAACGATAAAGCCCCCACTGATTTCGACAAGCTGCCAGCTACCAGCTTCCAGCGACCAGCCAAAGCCCGAGTAACCGATGTAGATGTGGCTGGTAGCTGGAAGCTGGCCGCTGGCAGCTTCTGTCGGTCCCGACTGTCGAACGCCGACTGCCTCTTTGTTTTACACTTGGACGATAAGGAGTCGCAGCACCCAGTGGCGATTTACCTCCCTGGAACCCAGGAAGAGCAGGAACTCGCTCTCGACGAGCTTACGCCGCGCGAGATCGTAGCCGAGCTCGATAAATACGTTGTTGGCCAGAACGCCGCCAAACGCGCGGTGGCGATTGCGCTGCGTAACCGCATGCGCCGGCAGAAGCTCTCGCCCGAGTTGGCCGAAGAGATCATGCCGAAGAACATCATCATGATCGGGCCGACGGGCGTGGGTAAAACTGAGATCGCCCGCCGTCTGGCGCGGCTGGCCAACTCGCCATTTCTCAAGGTTGAAGCGTCGAAATTCACCGAAGTCGGCTACGTTGGGCGTGATGTTGAATCGATGATCCGCGACCTGGTCGAGATCGCCATCGACATGGTCCGCGAGGAGCGCCTCGAAGAAGTTGAAGACAAAGCCGAGCTGAACGCCGAAGAGCGTTTGCTCGATCTTCTTTTACCGCCGACAGCGCCTACACAGCCCACCGCTGGGCTTGCGCTTGGCACCGGCGACGGCGAGCACGGAAGCGATTCGCAATCGCGCACGCGTGAGAAGCTGCGTCAGCAACTGCGGGAAGGCAAGCTCGATGAGCGCATGGTTGAACTCGACGTCCGGGAGCGCTCTACGCCCGCGTTTGAAATCATCTCCAATCAGGGCATCGAGGAGATGGACATCAATATCAAGGACATGCTGCCTAACATCTTCGGCCAGCGTACAAAGAAGCGGAAGATGAAGGTAAGCGAAGCTTTTGAATACCTGATCCAGGAAGAGGAACAGAGACTGATTGATATGGATCAGGTTACGCGCACAGCGGTCGAGCGCGTAGAGCAATCGGGCATCGTCTTCCTCGATGAAATCGATAAGATCGCTGGACGTGAAGGTGGACATGGTCCCGACGTTTCTCGCGAAGGCGTTCAGCGTGACATCCTGCCGATCGTTGAAGGAACAACGGTAAACACCCGGTATGGTATGGTGCGCACCGATCACGTCTTGTTCATCGCCGCGGGCGCATTTCACGTCTCCAAGCCAAGCGATTTAATTCCGGAGCTTCAAGGCCGTTTCCCAATTCGGGTCGAGCTGCAGTCACTCACGATCGAAGATTTCATCAAGATTCTGACCGAGCCAAAGTCGTCGCTGGTGAAACAGTACACCGCGCTGCTTGAAACGGAAAACCTGAAGCTTGAATTTACACGCGACGCTCTGGACGAGGTCGCGCACTTCGCGTTTCGCGTGAACGAGTCAACGGAGAATATCGGCGCCCGCAGGCTGCACACGATCATGGAGCGCGTTCTGGACGAGATCAGCTTCTCTGCGCCGGAGATGGCGAAGGAAAACAAGGACAAAGTGGTCATCGATGCTGACTACGTGAAGAAGATGGTCGCTGATATCGCCAAAGATCAGGATTTGTCGCGATACATCCTGTAACGCTTGGGCGACGCGCGGAAACGGAACCGGCGGCGGTAGCCGGTGGGTCGGAGGTCGCCGAATGGCGAACTCCGAGCGCAGGATGCGGCCAGAGGTGTGGAAAATCCGCAGCCGCAAGATACGCGGCTGCCCCGCCGCCTACCGGCGGCGGTTCTGTTATTCAACGAAACTGTTGACGGCGCAACCTGAGTACCCGGAGAATAGAACTCCCTGAGGTCATAATCCCATGCTTGCTTATCTGTTCATCGTCATTGCGGTTACGGTTCGGCTACTGCCCCATCCCTGGCATCTGACTCCGATTGGCGCTGCTCTGCTGTTCTTTGGAGCCAAGCGGCCAGTGCGCGAATGGATTGCTCCGCTCGCTCTTCTCGCCGCCACTGACGTTTATCTCACGACGGTGCAGTACCACATGCACGTTTCCCTGGATCATTTCGTGACTTGGGCTTGGTACTTGGCCGCTTTGGGCATTGGATACATGCTGGTGCGGAAAGTCGATCCTCTGCGCGTGGTGGGCGCGTCACTCGCTTCCGCGATCTCATTCTTTCTGGTGAGCAACTTCGCCGTGTGGGTTTTCGGCAACATGTACGCGAAAAGCTTCGCCGGATTGGTGCAGTGCTACACCATGGCGATCCCATTCTTCCGTGGGACGTTTGCTTCTGATCTGATCTATACGCCGGTGCTATTCAGCGTGCCGTATGCGTTGAAGCTGATCGAGAGGAAGACAGCAGAGGCCCGAGCGAGAGGCTAAAACGTGGAGCCGGCCGCCCTCGGCCGCGTGTTG
This portion of the Terriglobales bacterium genome encodes:
- a CDS encoding R3H domain-containing nucleic acid-binding protein, with product MPIQDRVAAARRIDEVLRRTLQLGGFRLKYRISANPPVTTEVGDSPELTVDFTGPDGPLLVERNGELLRSLEHVALKVLRLESDEHDKVSFDCMNFKQMRAEELRLAAQVAAEKVRKTGQPYQFAPMSARERRMLHLAMRDEADLRTESSGEAQGRFVVVYPRDYKGAPVAPLARGRRRR
- the hslU gene encoding ATP-dependent protease ATPase subunit HslU codes for the protein MAIYLPGTQEEQELALDELTPREIVAELDKYVVGQNAAKRAVAIALRNRMRRQKLSPELAEEIMPKNIIMIGPTGVGKTEIARRLARLANSPFLKVEASKFTEVGYVGRDVESMIRDLVEIAIDMVREERLEEVEDKAELNAEERLLDLLLPPTAPTQPTAGLALGTGDGEHGSDSQSRTREKLRQQLREGKLDERMVELDVRERSTPAFEIISNQGIEEMDINIKDMLPNIFGQRTKKRKMKVSEAFEYLIQEEEQRLIDMDQVTRTAVERVEQSGIVFLDEIDKIAGREGGHGPDVSREGVQRDILPIVEGTTVNTRYGMVRTDHVLFIAAGAFHVSKPSDLIPELQGRFPIRVELQSLTIEDFIKILTEPKSSLVKQYTALLETENLKLEFTRDALDEVAHFAFRVNESTENIGARRLHTIMERVLDEISFSAPEMAKENKDKVVIDADYVKKMVADIAKDQDLSRYIL
- a CDS encoding DUF6580 family putative transport protein translates to MLAYLFIVIAVTVRLLPHPWHLTPIGAALLFFGAKRPVREWIAPLALLAATDVYLTTVQYHMHVSLDHFVTWAWYLAALGIGYMLVRKVDPLRVVGASLASAISFFLVSNFAVWVFGNMYAKSFAGLVQCYTMAIPFFRGTFASDLIYTPVLFSVPYALKLIERKTAEARARG